In the Aristaeella hokkaidonensis genome, TCGCCGTCCGCTTCGCTGAAATCGGGCTTGGCATAGAGGGCGTCCTTTTCCTTCATGATGTCATACAGGCGCTGGTTGCCCATGATAACCGTATCCAGTACCGGATAGGCGTCATACATGAAATGGTCCTGCTTCAGGGTGCTCATGCGCTCTGTGGGCGGAATGGTCACAGAGCCGGTGGTGGGTTCCAGCTCACCGCTCAGGATCCGCAGGAAAGTGGATTTTCCCGCGCCGTTCGCACCGATGATGCCGTAGCAGTTGCCCGGGAGGAACTTCAGGTCCGCGCCGGAAAAAAGCTTCTGTCCGCCGAATGTCAGTGATACATTGCTTACTGTAATCATATTCGTTCATTCTCCTATACTCATACTTCTGTCTTTGTTCTCATTTCCGTGCGGCTGAACTATATATCATTCTGAATTCTTAATTCTGAATTCTGAATTAATCATTCGCCTGCCAGGCGAATTAAGGCGTTCGCGTATATCTTCATGGCCAGCATCAGCCTGTCGATATCCTCGTATTCATCCGCCTGGTGTGCCAGGTCTTCCTCATCCGGGAACAACGCCCCGAAGGCAACGCCCTGCTTCAGCACCTTGGCGTAGGTTCCGCCGCCGGTGGACATGGGCTTTCCTTCCAGTCCCGTTTCTTCCTCATAGGCAGCCAGCAGGCTGGTCACCAGTTCACCCTCTGCCGGCACGTGGTGCGGCGGCTTCTGAACCGCTGCATTCACGTCAAAACCCTTGAGGCTGGCTGCGGCGGCTTCCTTCAGTTTTTTCTGGTCGGCAGTCACCGGGCAGCGCATGTCCAGCGTGCCGTACCAGCTGCCGTTTTCCAGCTTCAGGATCCCCATATTGCAGGTCAGTTCTTCGGACACATCGTCCCTACAGGCACATCCGAGGCTCTTTCCGTCATGCTCAGTGCCTACCGCGTCTGCCAGTACGGCAACCGGGCCTTCAGCGCCCAGCGCTTTCAGCAGCAGGAGCATCATACCGATGGCGTTCCGTTTTCCTTCCGGATAGGCGCTGTGTCCGGGAATACCGGTGGCGGTAATCCATACGCCCTTTCCGGTTACCTCCGCCGTATAGGGCAGGCCCGTCTTTTCCGCGTATGCGCTGACTTTTTCAGCAATGTCCGCCCCGCCTTCAACCAGTGCCCTGCATTCACCGGGAATGACGTTGATCCGGTCTCCGGTGGACAGTTCCAGGATTTTCAGGCCGTCTTTCGCTTCCGGAGCACGCAGTTCCAGGCAGAGCATGCCTTTCTCCGTGTTGATCAGCGGGAAGCTTGCGTCCGGGCTGAATCCCACATCCGGAATCTTTTCATGCGCGCCGTAGTAGGCCATGTCTTCCCAGCCTTCTTCCTCGTCGCAGCCGAGGATCAGGCGGATGCCCTTCTTCAGCGGAATTCCCGCTTCCCTGATCGCCTTCATGGCAAACAGCGATGCCAGTGCCGGACCCTTGTCGTCGTTGGTTCCCCGGCCGTACATCCGGCCATTCTCAATCAGGGCCTCAAACGGCGGTTTCGTCCATCCGTCCCCGACGGGCACCACATCCAGGTGACCCAGCACGGCAATCTTTTCCACGGCGTCGCCCAGCGTCACGTCACAGGCATAGCCGTCAAAATCCCGTACCTCAAAGCCCATCTCCCGGGCGTCCGCCATGGCGGTGTCCAGCATATTCCGGATTTCCCGTCCGAAAGGCGCGCCGGCTTCCGCTTTTCCCCGTATGGAGGGAATCCGTATCCAGCGCTGCAATGTTTCCGTATAAGCGTCCCGATAGCTGTCAATCAGCTCATAAACTCTCTGTTCCATGGTTACTCCTTGTTTTTTACGCAGCCTCTGACATATACAGAGGTTAACCTTTAATTCTGAATTCTTAATTCTGAATTCTGAATTAGTTTCCCCTCCTACCTCGTTAGAAGGCGTTTCTCGGATCCTGGCTCTTCTTCTTTGGAGCGTCCGGATCGATATATTCAATCTCCAGCTTTTCAAAAGGCACCGACTCAAAAAAAGCGTCCGGCAGGAAACGGGTCATTCCGAATTCATCCCATTCCCGCTCGTTTTTATCCAGCCAGATCGGTTCCGGAAGATCCAGCTCGTGGCAGGCTTCCAGCAGTGCCCTGTGGGCGTCCGCCCGGGTACAGGGAACCGTAGTCTGCCGGTCAGTCCTGTGATGCCGGATCGTCTTTACCCAGAGTGCGGTAGCCATGCGGAGATCCTCCCAGTAATCAATGAATAATGCATATTGCAAAGCTGTTTTTCATCTTGAATCTGTATTCATTCAGGCTTTGGTTGATTGTTTGTTATAATTCTGAATTCTTAATTCTGAATTCTGAATTACAATAAATTATTATCTCATGGATTCATATCGTATGGCAACCTTTATTTTTCCGCCCAGGCTCTCACCGCTTCTGCCGCAGCACGATTCATACCGGGTACGCCGGCCAGTGTCTCAAGATCCGCCGCCTTAATGGCTTTCAGGCTGCCAAAGGCCTTCAGCAGGGCCTTCCGCCGTGCCGGACCCACGCCGGGAATATCCTCCAGCTGTGAATGAATGGAGGCTTTTCCGCGCAGCGCCCGGTGATGGATAATACCGAACCGGTGCGCCTCGTTCCGGACGCGCTGTACCAGCTGCAGTTCCGGGGTACGGTGATCCAGCAGGATCGGTTCCTCCGCGTCTGGCAGCCAGATTTCCTCCAGTCTCTCCGCCAGGCCGAACATGGCCGGCGGCTCAATGCCCAGGTCCAGGATCGCCTGCCTGGCAAACCGCAGCTGCTGCGGTCCGCCGTCGATGAGGATCAGGTCCGGCAGGTCTGTAAACTTGCCCTGTTCCGTTCCTTCCTCTGCCTCCCGGGCCGCGTGGGCATACCGGCGGCTCAGCGTCTCATACAGGGACGCAAAATCATTGGCTCCTTCCACGGTCTTGATCCGGAAGTGCCTGTATTCCTTTTTCGCCGGTTCACCGTCAATGAATACCACCATGGCCGCCACGCTCTGCACGCCCTGGGTATTCGATATATCGTAGCCTTCAATCCGCCGGGGATACCGGTCCATTCCCAGGATTTTGCCCAGGTTCTTCGCTGCCTCCACCGTCCGTTCCTCGTGGATGGTCCGGCGGGCATTCCGCTTCATCAGGGCGTCCCGGGCATTCTTTTCCGCCAGCAGCACCAGTTCATGCTTTTCTCCCCGCTGCGGCGTGGCAACGGTAACCGCGGATCCTTTCTTTTCCCGCAGCCAGAGCTCCAGCTGCTCCGCCGCCCCTTCCGGCAGCGTCTGGCACAGCACGTTCCGGGGAATCAGGCCTGCCTGCTCATAATACTGGGTCAGGAAGGACGCGATCACTTCTCCCGGTTCCTCCCCGCCTTCCCTTGGCAGTGCAAAATGATCGCCGCCCACCATCCGGCCTCCCCGGACGTACAGGATCTGG is a window encoding:
- the uvrC gene encoding excinuclease ABC subunit UvrC, encoding MINWGEKLEEKIRMLPDSPGCYLMKDASGEIIYVGKAVNLKNRVRSYFRDTAHTPKVAAMIAHIDDFDILLCETNLEALILECNLIKRHKPYYNILLKDDKHYPYLKVDMRQPFPRLELCRKMEKDGAKYFGPYIGANAVRQVIEAVRDVFPIRSCKQVLPPKSPKRPCMNYDIGRCLAPCAGKCTEEAYREMMEGVLSFLGGDYDGVLKKLRKDMEEAAAALRFEKAAAIRDKIRDVQGLMERQIALRTDRSEQDLIALAQDGLDAMIQILYVRGGRMVGGDHFALPREGGEEPGEVIASFLTQYYEQAGLIPRNVLCQTLPEGAAEQLELWLREKKGSAVTVATPQRGEKHELVLLAEKNARDALMKRNARRTIHEERTVEAAKNLGKILGMDRYPRRIEGYDISNTQGVQSVAAMVVFIDGEPAKKEYRHFRIKTVEGANDFASLYETLSRRYAHAAREAEEGTEQGKFTDLPDLILIDGGPQQLRFARQAILDLGIEPPAMFGLAERLEEIWLPDAEEPILLDHRTPELQLVQRVRNEAHRFGIIHHRALRGKASIHSQLEDIPGVGPARRKALLKAFGSLKAIKAADLETLAGVPGMNRAAAEAVRAWAEK
- the pepV gene encoding dipeptidase PepV, whose amino-acid sequence is MEQRVYELIDSYRDAYTETLQRWIRIPSIRGKAEAGAPFGREIRNMLDTAMADAREMGFEVRDFDGYACDVTLGDAVEKIAVLGHLDVVPVGDGWTKPPFEALIENGRMYGRGTNDDKGPALASLFAMKAIREAGIPLKKGIRLILGCDEEEGWEDMAYYGAHEKIPDVGFSPDASFPLINTEKGMLCLELRAPEAKDGLKILELSTGDRINVIPGECRALVEGGADIAEKVSAYAEKTGLPYTAEVTGKGVWITATGIPGHSAYPEGKRNAIGMMLLLLKALGAEGPVAVLADAVGTEHDGKSLGCACRDDVSEELTCNMGILKLENGSWYGTLDMRCPVTADQKKLKEAAAASLKGFDVNAAVQKPPHHVPAEGELVTSLLAAYEEETGLEGKPMSTGGGTYAKVLKQGVAFGALFPDEEDLAHQADEYEDIDRLMLAMKIYANALIRLAGE